In Juglans regia cultivar Chandler chromosome 5, Walnut 2.0, whole genome shotgun sequence, the following are encoded in one genomic region:
- the LOC109001054 gene encoding uncharacterized protein At1g08160, which yields MATPAPQPAHSKVLRSIAVVLLALIVLVGVAVLITWLVIRPKQLVYTVEDSSVHNFNLGTHDQLNATFNFAIRSYNPNSRVSIYYDSIQVSVEYDDQTIALNIVDPYFQPHRNVTRLEVNLTAQNVSLSGSTARDLKIEKSSGEVELDVLLKAKIRYKVGRWKSAHHTLRIWCSPVLVHFSRSKSFERTYCDVEL from the coding sequence ATGGCCACTCCGGCACCGCAGCCAGCACACTCGAAGGTGCTTCGCAGCATTGCTGTAGTCTTGCTTGCCCTGATTGTACTGGTAGGTGTAGCAGTGCTCATCACTTGGCTGGTAATTAGGCCTAAACAACTTGTTTACACAGTTGAAGATAGTTCAGTCCATAATTTCAACTTAGGTACTCATGACCAACTCAATGCCACCTTCAATTTTGCCATTAGATCCTATAATCCCAACAGTAGAGTCTCCATATACTATGACTCAATCCAAGTGTCTGTAGAGTATGATGATCAAACCATAGCTTTAAACATTGTTGATCCTTACTTTCAACCTCATCGAAACGTGACCCGCTTGGAGGTCAATCTCACAGCTCAAAATGTATCACTGTCCGGGTCGACAGCTCGGGACCTTAAGATCGAGAAATCATCAGGGGAGGTTGAATTAGATGTTCTGCTGAAGGCAAAGATACGTTATAAGGTGGGAAGGTGGAAGTCTGCACATCATACTTTGAGGATCTGGTGTTCCCCTGTGTTGGTACACTTCTCTAGGTCCAAGAGTTTTGAAAGGACATACTGTGATGTTGAACTTTGA